Below is a window of Arcobacter sp. CECT 8986 DNA.
AAAACTTATTCATGTTCCAGGAAAATTATATCCTGTTAATTTCAAATACTTAAGAAAAGAGATTGAATTATTTGTACAAAATGAGAGAGTTATTTTAGAGTGTGTATCTACAAAAGGAAAACTTTTTTATATGGTTTTTGTAGGTGCTTTAAATGTAGGTCAAATGGTATTTGATTTTGAGCCAACTGTTGAAACAAATAAAAACACAAAAGATATTAAATATATTGATTATGAAGGTGTTAATATAAATAAAGGTGATACTTTAGGTTATTTTAAAATGGGTTCAACAATAGTTATGCTTTGGGAAGAAGATAGTGTTGAGTTAGAAAATCTTCTAAATCAAAAAGTAAAATTTGGACAGAAAGTTGCAACTGTTAAATAATAATTTAACAATAAAAAATTTAGTTATCTAAAAGAAAAATTCTGTCACAATTAGTACAAAATAAATAAAAAGGAATTAAAATGTCAGTTACTACAGAAATAGCAACTCTTGATTTATCTGGAACAAAAAAAGGTAAAATAATTATTTCAAATCTTACTGAACCATACGGAAAAGAAACAGCCGATGTTGTAAGTATTGGAATCGCATTAAATGGTAAAGATATTGAGTGGAAATCTCATGTTCCTTATGATAATTTAGATGAAGTAATTGAAATTCTTCAAAAAGTAAATAAAGAGTATAAAAAAACAAAAAACTAAAATAGAGGAGATTGACTTCTTCTATTTTAATTAAAAGGAAAATTATGAAATGGCTTCTTTTTCTTTTATTATCTACAAGTATTTTTTTAAATGCTTCTGATGTAAAATCACTAAATGCTACAAAAATCAATAAGTATCTATCTTTAAATGGAATAGTTGTTGATATTCGTTCTAAACAGACACAAGAAAAAACTGGTGTAATTCCAGAATCTTATAAATTACCATTAGTTAAAGAAGATGAAAAATCATTGAAAATTTGGAAATTTAAACTTTTGAAAATTCTTAAAAGTGCAAAAAGAAGTTTTTTACTTGTTGATGAAGATGGAACAAATTCAAAAAAACTAGCACAAAGATTGAAAAAAGATGGGTTTATTCAAGCTATTTATTTAAAAGGTGGCTTTGATAATTGGAAAAACAATACTAAATAGCTACTGTTTTTCTTCCTTCTTGTAACCATTGAGCTATCCCACCATACAAATGAGCACAATTTTTATAACCCTCTTGTTGAACTAAATAGTTTCCTATCATTCTAGTTCTATTTGCATGGGCACAAATTAGTATAAATGTTTGGTCTTTTGAAGTTACTAACTTTCTAAACTCTTCTAGCCACTCTTCAAGGTTATAATTTCCATACTCATCATAAAATGTAAGCATATGTGAGTTTTCTATAATTCCTGTTTGATTAAATTCCATTTGAGTTCTAACATCAATTAATACAATATTATCTTTATTCATAAGTTCAACTTTTCTTGGAATTAAGTCAACTACTTCTTGCATAATATCTCCTTATTTAGTTAGAATTCTAACAATAAATTATTAATAAAACTTATAAAATAAAAGTTAATTGAAATTGTACAATTTTATATTAACAAACTCTTTACAATAATTTATTATAATAAATAAAAAGAATTGGGGTTTAGTATGAAAAAGATTTTTATTTTTATGATGTTTAGTGTGGTTTCACTATTTGCTTTTGAACATATAAATATTATGAATATTGATGAGAAAATAAAAGATAAAAACGTTATTGTTGATTTTTATGCTACTTGGTGTCCTCCATGTAAGATAATGACAAAGAATTTAACAAAATATGAAGAAGTTAAAAATCAAAATGTAACTATATATAAAGTTGATGTTGATAAAGACCCAGAACTAGCACAAAAGTTTGGAATAAGAACAATTCCTACACTAATCTATTTCAAAGATGGAAAAGTTGTAAAACAAGAAGTTGGAGTAAGAAGTGTTCCTGAATTACAATCAAATGTAAAAAAACTATTTTAGGGTAAGAATATATGTTAAAAAGAATATCTATATTTTTATTAATTACGGTTTACTCATTATTTGCATCTAATTATGATTTTTTAGAACCAGAAGATGCTTTTAAAACTAAATTTGAAGAGAATAAGCAAGAGATTATTTTTACTTTAAATTTGGGTAAAGATATCTATTTATATGATGATAAACTAAAAGTTTTTATATCAAAACCAGAAAAAATAGAGATAACAAAAGAGTTAAATATACCAAAACCTGTAAAGTATGAAGAGTTTATTGTCCATTTTGATAACCAACTTATAAAAATCCCAAAAAAGTTAATCTCATCAAAAGTAGAATCTAACTCTTATGAAATAGAAGTACATTTTCAAGGATGCTCAAAAGCAGGTCTTTGTTATGCTCCTATGACTCAAACTTACTCTTTTAATATACAAAATTCTAAAAATAGTATTGAACTACCTAAAAAAGAGACTGCAACAAAAAGTAGTGAAGATTTAAATGAAACAGATTTAATTACTAATACATTAAAAGATGGAAATATAATTTTTATATTGGCAACTTTTTTTACATTTGGACTATTATTATCTTTAACTCCTTGTGTATTCCCTATGATTCCAATACTATCTTCAATTATTGTAAATGCAGGAAATAAAGAAAAACTTACTGCTTTTAGAGGTTTTTCTTTATCTTTAGTTTATGTATTGTCAATGGCTCTTGCTTATACAATCGCTGGAGTTATTGCAGGAGTATTTGGTTCTAATTTGCAAGTTATGTTACAAAATCCTTATGTTTTAGTTATTTTTGCTTTAATATTTGTGGCACTTGCTCTTTCTATGTTTGGATATTATAAGTTAGAATTACCTCAAAGTTTACAAAATAAAATAAATAAAACTACTGATGGTAAAGAAAAACAAGGCGTATTAGGAATTGCAATTATGGGATTCTTATCTGCATTAATTGTAGGACCTTGTGTTGCTCCTCCACTTGCTGGTGCTTTAGTTTATAT
It encodes the following:
- a CDS encoding rhodanese-like domain-containing protein; the protein is MKWLLFLLLSTSIFLNASDVKSLNATKINKYLSLNGIVVDIRSKQTQEKTGVIPESYKLPLVKEDEKSLKIWKFKLLKILKSAKRSFLLVDEDGTNSKKLAQRLKKDGFIQAIYLKGGFDNWKNNTK
- a CDS encoding rhodanese-like domain-containing protein produces the protein MQEVVDLIPRKVELMNKDNIVLIDVRTQMEFNQTGIIENSHMLTFYDEYGNYNLEEWLEEFRKLVTSKDQTFILICAHANRTRMIGNYLVQQEGYKNCAHLYGGIAQWLQEGRKTVAI
- the trxA gene encoding thioredoxin yields the protein MKKIFIFMMFSVVSLFAFEHINIMNIDEKIKDKNVIVDFYATWCPPCKIMTKNLTKYEEVKNQNVTIYKVDVDKDPELAQKFGIRTIPTLIYFKDGKVVKQEVGVRSVPELQSNVKKLF
- the dsbD gene encoding protein-disulfide reductase DsbD, yielding MLKRISIFLLITVYSLFASNYDFLEPEDAFKTKFEENKQEIIFTLNLGKDIYLYDDKLKVFISKPEKIEITKELNIPKPVKYEEFIVHFDNQLIKIPKKLISSKVESNSYEIEVHFQGCSKAGLCYAPMTQTYSFNIQNSKNSIELPKKETATKSSEDLNETDLITNTLKDGNIIFILATFFTFGLLLSLTPCVFPMIPILSSIIVNAGNKEKLTAFRGFSLSLVYVLSMALAYTIAGVIAGVFGSNLQVMLQNPYVLVIFALIFVALALSMFGYYKLELPQSLQNKINKTTDGKEKQGVLGIAIMGFLSALIVGPCVAPPLAGALVYIGQTGDAILGGLALFVLSIGMGVPLLLIGLGAGKFMPKPGIWMDTVSKLFGIVMLAIAIWMLDRVIPNYVIYLWAILLIATGVYLKQFEHLIVKTISILILVYGVIAFVGAISSAKNILNPLEKFTSAKVTSYNKSELSWAKVRNNQELDLAIKNSTKPVILDFYADWCVACKELEEITFKDEKVISKLKNFTLLKADVTKNNSDDKELQKRFGIFGPPGIIFWDENGNEVKKAKIIGYKNPKEFLEIVEKNF